A stretch of Paludisphaera rhizosphaerae DNA encodes these proteins:
- a CDS encoding DUF1559 domain-containing protein — protein sequence MKSRRGFTLIELLVVIAIIAVLIALLLPAVQAAREAARRSQCVNNLKQIGLAIHNYISANDTAPFIGLRPYAPPMSSDKVRILPFIEQQTLANSYNFMIYDRGGPAGTDAMNATVWSTKVNGYLCPSDPFPANTTYTTGDNRVWQIGVGNYMMCAGPNRQNNPGAKVNGFGGYLNGTPQTGGSQPYGDPITLASILDGTSNTIAYSETIKGRAGANIAGRNLCYQLSTGTTINGGFQQDFNACNASNAALWDYKGEYWVNQTAGRGGAFYTVMPPNGKSCMLSGGNAQGYTENFITASSFHSGGVNVCMADASVRFIKDSISLPTWIALGSISLGEVISADSY from the coding sequence GTGAAGAGTCGTCGCGGATTCACCCTGATCGAACTGCTGGTGGTGATCGCCATCATCGCCGTCCTCATCGCCCTCCTCCTGCCGGCGGTCCAGGCCGCCCGCGAAGCCGCCCGACGCAGCCAGTGCGTCAACAATCTGAAGCAGATCGGGTTGGCGATCCATAATTACATCTCGGCCAACGATACGGCGCCGTTCATCGGCCTCCGGCCCTACGCCCCGCCGATGTCGTCGGACAAGGTCCGGATCCTGCCTTTCATCGAACAGCAGACGCTCGCGAACTCCTACAACTTCATGATCTACGACCGGGGCGGCCCCGCGGGGACCGACGCCATGAACGCCACGGTCTGGTCGACCAAGGTCAACGGGTACCTGTGCCCTTCAGATCCTTTCCCGGCCAACACCACATACACCACCGGCGACAACCGAGTGTGGCAGATCGGCGTCGGCAACTACATGATGTGCGCCGGGCCGAATCGCCAGAACAACCCGGGTGCGAAGGTGAACGGCTTCGGCGGTTACCTCAACGGCACGCCGCAGACGGGTGGCTCGCAGCCCTACGGCGATCCGATCACCCTGGCCTCGATCCTCGACGGCACCAGCAACACGATCGCTTACAGCGAGACCATCAAGGGTCGCGCCGGTGCGAACATCGCCGGACGCAACCTTTGCTACCAGCTCTCGACCGGGACCACGATCAACGGCGGGTTCCAGCAGGACTTCAACGCTTGCAACGCGTCTAACGCCGCCTTGTGGGATTACAAGGGCGAATACTGGGTCAACCAGACCGCCGGCCGCGGCGGCGCGTTCTACACCGTCATGCCCCCCAACGGCAAGTCGTGCATGCTCTCCGGCGGCAACGCCCAGGGCTACACCGAGAACTTCATCACCGCCAGCTCGTTCCACTCGGGCGGCGTGAACGTCTGCATGGCCGACGCCTCCGTCCGGTTCATCAAGGACAGCATCAGCCTTCCGACGTGGATCGCCCTGGGCTCGATCAGCCTGGGCGAAGTCATCAGCGCTGACAGCTATTGA
- a CDS encoding YifB family Mg chelatase-like AAA ATPase, whose product MLAKLFSYTLVGIDAFPVEVEVDAAFTNMPKTILVGLAEVAVRESTHRVERALVNSGYQRPQDRIVINLAPADLKKDAGGFDLPIALGMLAASGQISLDRPGNFAVIGELALTGETRPIKGVLSMVLKAAAEGREGVLVPRANAAEAAVVEGIDVYPVGSLAEAVGFLSGQLDMDPESVDLDEVFSRCSHMDEDFVDVKGQDYAKRALLISASGNHNCLMIGPPGTGKTLLARRLPTILPPLTPSESLETTRIYSAMGKLAPGQALMAVRPFCTPHHSVSDAGLVGGGNPPQPGQISMAHKGVLFLDEMPEFNRKTLEVLRQPLEEGRVTISRAMNSAMFPADFILVAAMNPCPCGYRSDPRRACSCSPPQVEKYLGRISGPLLDRIDLHVEVPAVPFTQLAEMPPGETSAQIREKVLEARDRQAHRFKDEGTLVNGRMTPRQLRKHCKLKAEAMSILKAAMEELGLSARAHDKVLRVSRTIADLEGADEIQPQHIAEAVGYRSLDRSVWM is encoded by the coding sequence ATGCTCGCCAAGTTGTTCTCCTATACGCTTGTTGGGATCGACGCCTTCCCGGTCGAGGTGGAGGTCGACGCCGCCTTCACGAACATGCCGAAGACGATCCTCGTCGGTCTGGCCGAGGTGGCGGTTCGGGAGAGCACTCACCGGGTCGAGCGGGCGCTGGTCAATTCGGGATATCAGCGCCCTCAGGATCGGATCGTCATCAATCTCGCCCCGGCGGATTTGAAGAAGGACGCGGGGGGCTTCGACCTACCGATCGCGCTGGGGATGCTGGCGGCGAGCGGTCAGATCTCGCTGGATCGGCCGGGGAACTTCGCGGTGATCGGCGAGTTGGCCCTGACGGGCGAGACGCGGCCGATCAAAGGGGTCCTCTCGATGGTCCTCAAGGCCGCCGCCGAGGGTCGCGAGGGCGTGCTGGTCCCCCGGGCGAATGCGGCGGAGGCGGCGGTCGTTGAGGGGATCGACGTCTACCCCGTCGGCAGCCTGGCGGAGGCGGTCGGCTTCCTGTCGGGCCAGCTCGATATGGACCCCGAGTCGGTGGACCTCGACGAGGTCTTCTCCCGCTGTTCGCACATGGACGAGGACTTCGTCGACGTCAAGGGGCAGGACTACGCCAAGCGAGCCCTCCTGATCTCGGCGTCGGGCAATCATAATTGCCTGATGATCGGGCCGCCGGGAACGGGCAAGACGCTGCTCGCCCGGCGGCTGCCGACGATCCTGCCGCCGCTGACGCCGTCCGAAAGCCTGGAGACGACCCGCATCTACAGCGCCATGGGGAAGCTCGCGCCGGGCCAGGCGCTGATGGCGGTCCGGCCGTTCTGTACTCCCCACCACTCGGTGAGCGACGCCGGGCTCGTCGGCGGCGGCAACCCGCCGCAGCCGGGGCAGATCTCGATGGCCCACAAAGGGGTTTTGTTCCTCGACGAGATGCCGGAGTTCAACCGCAAGACGCTGGAAGTCCTCCGCCAACCTCTGGAAGAGGGCCGCGTGACCATCAGCCGGGCGATGAACTCGGCCATGTTCCCGGCCGACTTCATCCTGGTCGCGGCCATGAATCCATGTCCGTGCGGATATCGAAGCGACCCCCGCCGCGCCTGCTCCTGTTCGCCGCCACAGGTGGAGAAATACCTGGGGAGGATCTCCGGTCCGCTGCTCGACCGCATCGACCTGCACGTCGAGGTCCCCGCGGTGCCGTTCACTCAGCTCGCCGAGATGCCGCCGGGGGAGACCTCGGCCCAGATCCGCGAGAAGGTCCTGGAGGCCCGCGACCGCCAGGCGCATCGCTTCAAGGACGAGGGGACGCTGGTCAACGGCCGAATGACGCCCCGGCAGCTTCGCAAGCACTGCAAGCTGAAGGCCGAGGCGATGAGCATCCTCAAGGCAGCCATGGAGGAACTCGGCCTCTCCGCCCGCGCCCACGACAAGGTGCTGCGGGTCTCGCGGACGATCGCCGACCTGGAAGGGGCCGACGAGATCCAGCCTCAACACATTGCCGAGGCCGTCGGCTACCGTTCCCTCGACCGCAGCGTCTGGATGTGA
- a CDS encoding thermonuclease family protein: protein MWPDEPTPYRYHRSSRRRWWFRLRLLLALVALACLAYREWSRPAAPRKGPDHRPALVRVEVDPRTVWVDDGDTIRIKWANAPAERVRILGIDAPEVANARYPDHKEQEYGEESKAFARRTILGAGRLELVRAARPDQYGRTLGYLFVDGRNFSVLSVENHMAESTVDRFRDEGFPAEAAKVRAAARRVGPPPFESPKAFRDRTSGRKAG from the coding sequence ATGTGGCCTGACGAGCCGACACCGTACCGATACCACCGGTCTTCGCGACGGCGGTGGTGGTTCCGGCTCCGGCTCCTCCTGGCGCTCGTCGCTCTGGCTTGCCTGGCCTATCGCGAGTGGTCTCGACCCGCCGCGCCGAGGAAGGGCCCCGACCATCGACCCGCTCTCGTCCGAGTGGAGGTCGACCCCCGCACCGTCTGGGTCGACGACGGCGACACGATCCGGATCAAGTGGGCGAACGCCCCCGCCGAACGCGTCCGCATTCTGGGGATCGACGCCCCTGAGGTCGCCAACGCCCGTTATCCGGACCACAAGGAGCAGGAGTACGGCGAGGAATCCAAGGCGTTCGCCCGCCGGACCATCCTGGGCGCCGGCCGGCTGGAACTTGTGCGAGCCGCAAGACCCGACCAGTACGGCCGGACGCTCGGATACCTTTTCGTGGACGGCCGGAACTTCTCGGTGCTCTCGGTGGAGAACCACATGGCCGAATCGACGGTCGACCGCTTCCGTGACGAGGGCTTCCCCGCCGAGGCCGCCAAGGTCCGCGCGGCGGCCCGCCGCGTCGGTCCGCCGCCGTTCGAGTCGCCCAAGGCGTTTCGCGACCGCACATCGGGCCGCAAGGCGGGGTGA
- a CDS encoding HEAT repeat domain-containing protein → MAKRSTFDDKLAALRKLRDQDGPNPGDAASVRKAIGDRSNFVVAAAADVAGAWRLAETAPDLEKAFDRFMVDPVKDDKNCRAKIAAVQALEKLEHERAEVFEKAARHIQPEPVWGGTEDTAPPLRSAAMVSLTRINPTGLSTLLVDALVDPARDVRCTAASCLGAIGSEAAALALRLKAHLGDKEPEVVSEVLRALLTVSAEEYLPFVRGFLNSPVEASAEAAALAMGNARLPQALGPLLERFHVGGSTPLRETILISVAMLRASAALDALLELAADDFEPTAKAALNALKIHKHDPKLVDRLAASLKNASRAVREQFARDFKA, encoded by the coding sequence ATGGCGAAACGATCGACGTTCGACGACAAGCTGGCGGCGCTGCGGAAGCTCCGCGATCAGGACGGACCCAATCCGGGGGACGCCGCGAGCGTCCGCAAGGCGATCGGCGACCGCTCCAACTTCGTCGTCGCCGCCGCGGCCGACGTCGCCGGCGCATGGCGGCTCGCCGAGACCGCGCCCGACCTGGAGAAGGCCTTCGACCGCTTCATGGTCGATCCGGTCAAGGACGACAAGAACTGTCGCGCCAAGATCGCCGCCGTCCAGGCCCTGGAAAAGCTGGAGCACGAACGCGCGGAGGTCTTCGAGAAGGCCGCGCGGCACATCCAGCCCGAGCCCGTCTGGGGAGGGACCGAGGACACCGCCCCGCCGCTCCGTTCGGCCGCGATGGTCTCACTGACCCGGATCAACCCGACGGGCCTGTCCACCCTGCTCGTCGACGCGCTGGTCGACCCCGCCCGCGACGTCCGCTGCACGGCGGCGAGTTGCCTCGGCGCGATCGGCTCGGAGGCCGCCGCGCTGGCGCTTCGGCTCAAGGCCCACCTGGGCGACAAGGAGCCCGAGGTGGTCTCGGAAGTCCTCCGCGCCCTGCTGACGGTCTCGGCCGAGGAGTATCTGCCGTTCGTTCGGGGGTTCCTCAACTCCCCCGTCGAGGCATCCGCCGAGGCCGCCGCACTGGCGATGGGGAACGCGCGGCTCCCCCAGGCGCTCGGCCCCCTGCTGGAGCGGTTCCACGTCGGCGGCTCAACGCCGCTTCGCGAGACGATCCTGATCTCCGTCGCCATGCTGCGAGCCTCGGCCGCGCTCGACGCCCTGCTCGAACTCGCCGCCGACGACTTCGAGCCCACTGCCAAGGCCGCGCTCAACGCCCTGAAGATCCACAAGCACGACCCGAAGCTCGTCGACCGCCTGGCCGCATCGCTGAAGAATGCGAGCCGAGCCGTCCGCGAACAGTTCGCGCGGGACTTCAAGGCGTGA
- a CDS encoding DUF4419 domain-containing protein, whose amino-acid sequence MKIAESVTFPVSAVAPAGTLLPEVPYKQAVETLLTPVPPEDDDWDDEDDLEDDDPEEEEAAVVEEVVESRTAKWFERIVPQTPPSRPVEACARYHGRLVANLAFHPVVAAVHYAFHDHRPLRIGPDAVWLMVIQAVANHVNAHPEELRGRFVQHDGRASIVVRRDDFVKGSPENPWPEVFGAFSTAIRDHVGPVVDQFTPSFSTTGPVERAAAEVVLLAAMQSYFQYSFDSFCGIPTITLEGTTADWEALAERVESFEEFGLARWIALLQPILGQFVRASRGDVDARFWRSIYKLESESGGPYVTGWITAFFPYLTNPETGRADAPFEELIDGDDLIMRVLKLPGQADDGDEWVDGPTFDQLPGGLSIAPFLWKCLGREYSMEFLGGFVGVSQDAETFALRPEIGWAVREAE is encoded by the coding sequence ATGAAGATCGCCGAGTCCGTCACGTTTCCGGTGTCTGCAGTGGCGCCCGCCGGGACGTTGCTCCCTGAGGTCCCGTACAAGCAGGCCGTTGAGACGCTGCTGACGCCGGTCCCTCCAGAGGACGACGACTGGGACGATGAGGATGATCTGGAGGACGATGACCCCGAGGAGGAGGAGGCGGCGGTCGTCGAGGAAGTCGTCGAATCAAGGACTGCCAAGTGGTTCGAACGGATCGTCCCGCAGACGCCTCCGTCGAGGCCCGTCGAAGCCTGTGCGCGTTATCACGGCCGTTTGGTCGCCAACCTGGCGTTCCATCCGGTCGTCGCCGCCGTTCACTATGCCTTTCATGATCACCGCCCGCTCAGGATTGGGCCGGACGCCGTCTGGCTGATGGTGATCCAGGCGGTCGCAAATCACGTCAACGCCCACCCTGAGGAACTTCGCGGGCGATTCGTCCAACACGACGGCCGGGCCAGCATCGTCGTCCGACGCGATGACTTCGTGAAGGGGTCGCCGGAGAATCCCTGGCCCGAGGTCTTCGGTGCTTTCTCGACGGCGATCCGAGACCACGTCGGCCCCGTCGTCGACCAGTTCACGCCCTCGTTCTCGACCACGGGGCCGGTCGAGCGGGCCGCCGCCGAGGTCGTCTTGCTCGCCGCGATGCAGTCGTATTTCCAGTACAGCTTTGATTCCTTCTGCGGCATTCCCACGATCACCCTGGAAGGGACGACGGCGGATTGGGAAGCCCTCGCCGAACGGGTCGAGTCGTTCGAGGAATTCGGCCTTGCGAGATGGATTGCGCTGCTGCAGCCCATCCTCGGGCAGTTTGTGCGGGCCTCGCGAGGCGACGTCGACGCTCGCTTCTGGCGATCGATCTACAAACTCGAATCCGAGAGCGGCGGCCCTTACGTCACGGGTTGGATCACCGCCTTCTTCCCCTACCTCACGAACCCCGAGACAGGGCGTGCCGATGCACCGTTTGAGGAGCTGATTGACGGCGATGACCTGATCATGAGGGTGCTCAAGCTTCCCGGCCAGGCGGATGATGGGGACGAGTGGGTGGACGGCCCGACGTTCGACCAGCTTCCCGGCGGCCTGTCCATAGCCCCCTTCTTGTGGAAGTGTCTTGGCCGGGAATACTCGATGGAGTTTCTGGGCGGCTTCGTGGGCGTGTCGCAGGATGCGGAGACATTTGCCCTTCGCCCCGAGATCGGCTGGGCCGTGCGCGAGGCCGAGTAA
- a CDS encoding beta-ketoacyl-[acyl-carrier-protein] synthase family protein, producing the protein MHRVVITGIGIVAPNGIGCRAFGEAIAEGRSGVGYIESFDTTGLPIKIAGEVKNFDVSPYLGPHKKNGKLMSRAMRFAVGAAAMAVEDSGIDAGKLDPTRFGVCMGTGITPVDVGELVGPIRDGLGEDGRFDMGRFAQSRSESIFPLWLLQHLPNMAAAHISILHHAMGPNNTIVTACAAGTQAVGDAFRLISRGDADVMLAGGCDSRLDPQLLVAYSAMKAVSTSVRPPIEVSRPFDADRDGFVLGEGSAVLFLESYRRAKRRGARIYAEITGYGSSFDAFGITRPEPEGKGAALSMSSALREARLDASEVDYINAHGTSTRLNDLMETVAVKRVFGHRAPSIPMSSQKSMIGHLIGASGAVEAAATAMALERGVVPPTINLATPDPDCDLDYVPNTAREMPLRTAISNSFGFGGQNASLVLERV; encoded by the coding sequence ATGCACCGCGTGGTGATCACTGGAATCGGCATCGTCGCGCCCAACGGAATCGGCTGTCGCGCCTTTGGCGAGGCGATCGCCGAGGGGCGTTCGGGCGTCGGCTACATCGAGAGTTTCGATACAACGGGACTGCCGATCAAAATCGCCGGCGAGGTCAAGAACTTCGATGTCTCGCCGTATCTTGGCCCGCACAAGAAGAACGGCAAGCTGATGAGCCGGGCCATGCGCTTCGCCGTGGGCGCGGCGGCGATGGCCGTGGAGGACTCGGGGATCGACGCGGGCAAGCTCGACCCCACGCGCTTCGGCGTCTGCATGGGGACGGGGATCACCCCCGTGGACGTCGGCGAGTTGGTGGGGCCGATCCGCGACGGCCTGGGCGAGGACGGCCGGTTCGACATGGGCCGGTTCGCGCAGTCTCGGTCGGAGTCGATCTTCCCGCTCTGGCTGCTGCAGCACCTGCCCAATATGGCGGCCGCCCACATTTCGATCCTCCATCACGCGATGGGGCCGAACAACACGATCGTCACCGCCTGCGCCGCCGGCACCCAGGCCGTGGGCGACGCCTTCCGGCTGATCTCTCGCGGCGACGCCGACGTGATGCTCGCCGGCGGTTGCGACAGCCGGCTCGACCCGCAGCTCCTCGTGGCCTACTCGGCGATGAAGGCCGTCAGCACGTCGGTCCGGCCGCCGATCGAGGTCTCGCGTCCGTTCGACGCCGACCGCGACGGCTTCGTGCTGGGCGAGGGCTCGGCCGTCCTCTTCCTGGAGAGCTACCGTCGGGCGAAGCGTCGCGGGGCGAGGATCTACGCTGAGATCACCGGCTACGGCTCCTCGTTCGACGCCTTCGGCATCACTCGGCCCGAGCCTGAAGGCAAGGGCGCGGCTCTGTCGATGTCCTCGGCGCTCCGCGAAGCGCGGCTCGACGCCAGCGAGGTCGACTACATCAACGCTCACGGCACGAGCACCCGGCTGAACGACCTGATGGAGACCGTGGCGGTCAAGCGGGTCTTCGGCCACCGGGCGCCGTCGATCCCGATGAGCAGCCAGAAGTCGATGATCGGCCACCTGATCGGAGCGTCGGGCGCCGTCGAGGCCGCTGCGACCGCGATGGCCCTGGAGCGCGGGGTCGTCCCGCCCACGATCAACCTGGCCACCCCCGACCCGGACTGCGACCTCGACTACGTCCCCAACACCGCCCGCGAGATGCCCCTCCGCACCGCCATATCCAACAGCTTCGGCTTCGGCGGCCAGAACGCCAGCCTGGTCCTGGAGCGGGTTTGA
- a CDS encoding pyridoxal phosphate-dependent aminotransferase → MPLSLAERAGLIEPSATLAMGAEARKLKAQGIEVLDFALGEPDFDTPTNIQEAALRAIRDGKTHYTPPAGVPELREAVAKVYTDQHGVKTDPAQVVVSNGAKHAIHNALMAVCGPGDEVVIPSPYWVSYSDLVKLTGAKPVVVQAPESAGFKMTPEQFLSAVTPRTKLLMINSPSNPTGVVYERSELDALAKAVLTTNVGVLSDEIYEQLTYGDAQPTCFASLHPDLPARTITISGVSKTYAMTGWRIGWSVAPAAVSKFIADLQSQETSNPCSVSQYAALEAITGPQDSVREMKAQFTRRREYVLSRVEKLPGVSCLPPGGAFYAFMNVASHFGRTLGGKKVVDSTSFCLAALSQANVALVMGSAFGAEGYARMSFATDLATLEKGFDALERFLAS, encoded by the coding sequence ATGCCTCTCTCTTTGGCGGAACGGGCGGGACTGATCGAGCCTTCGGCGACCCTGGCGATGGGCGCTGAGGCGCGGAAACTCAAGGCCCAGGGGATCGAGGTTCTGGACTTCGCCCTGGGCGAGCCCGACTTCGACACGCCGACCAACATCCAGGAGGCCGCCCTCCGCGCCATCCGCGACGGCAAGACCCACTACACTCCTCCCGCCGGCGTCCCCGAACTGCGCGAGGCCGTCGCCAAGGTTTACACGGACCAGCACGGCGTGAAGACCGACCCGGCGCAGGTGGTTGTCTCCAATGGGGCCAAGCACGCCATCCACAACGCCTTGATGGCCGTCTGCGGCCCTGGCGACGAGGTGGTGATTCCCTCGCCCTACTGGGTCAGCTATTCCGACCTGGTCAAGTTGACCGGCGCGAAGCCCGTCGTCGTCCAGGCCCCCGAATCGGCCGGATTCAAGATGACGCCGGAGCAGTTTCTCTCGGCCGTCACGCCTCGGACCAAGCTGTTGATGATCAACAGCCCGTCCAACCCGACCGGCGTGGTCTACGAACGTTCTGAGCTGGACGCCCTGGCGAAGGCCGTCCTCACGACGAACGTCGGCGTCCTCTCCGACGAGATCTACGAGCAGCTCACCTACGGCGACGCCCAGCCGACCTGTTTCGCCAGCCTCCATCCCGACCTCCCGGCGCGGACGATCACGATCTCGGGGGTCAGCAAGACGTACGCCATGACCGGCTGGCGGATCGGCTGGAGCGTCGCGCCGGCGGCCGTCTCCAAGTTCATCGCCGACCTTCAGAGCCAGGAGACCAGCAACCCCTGCTCCGTCAGCCAGTACGCCGCTCTGGAGGCGATCACCGGCCCGCAGGACTCAGTCCGCGAGATGAAGGCCCAGTTCACCCGACGCCGCGAGTACGTCCTGAGCCGGGTCGAGAAGCTCCCAGGCGTCTCGTGCCTGCCGCCGGGGGGCGCCTTCTATGCGTTCATGAACGTGGCCTCGCATTTCGGCCGCACGCTTGGGGGCAAGAAGGTCGTCGACTCGACGTCGTTCTGCCTCGCCGCGCTGAGCCAGGCCAATGTGGCGCTCGTCATGGGCTCGGCCTTCGGTGCCGAGGGTTACGCTCGGATGTCGTTCGCGACCGACCTGGCGACCCTGGAGAAGGGGTTCGACGCCCTGGAACGCTTCCTCGCAAGTTGA
- a CDS encoding cysteine hydrolase family protein, whose translation MSRALLVIDVQNEYFTGKLPITHPVGHLERILKVMDAAEGKLPVVVIQHEMEAGPIFRKGTSEWELHPEVAGRSHDLLVAKTLPGSFTNTELEEWLRRKGVDTVTIAGYMTHMCCDTTARQAAHLGFKSEFLSDATGTLDLENAAGRVTAEELQRSILCAQQQFLSEVLTTEAWLERLEA comes from the coding sequence ATGTCACGCGCCCTCCTCGTGATCGACGTCCAGAACGAGTATTTCACCGGGAAGCTTCCCATTACCCACCCGGTCGGGCATCTGGAACGCATCCTGAAGGTGATGGACGCGGCCGAGGGAAAGCTGCCCGTCGTCGTGATCCAGCATGAGATGGAGGCGGGGCCGATCTTCCGCAAGGGGACTTCGGAATGGGAACTGCATCCCGAAGTCGCCGGCCGGTCGCATGACCTGCTGGTCGCCAAGACCCTCCCGGGAAGCTTCACGAACACCGAGTTGGAAGAATGGCTGAGACGGAAGGGCGTCGACACCGTTACGATCGCCGGCTACATGACCCACATGTGTTGCGACACCACAGCCAGACAGGCCGCGCACCTGGGGTTCAAGTCGGAGTTCCTGAGCGACGCCACCGGGACGCTCGACCTGGAGAACGCGGCGGGGCGCGTCACAGCCGAGGAGTTGCAGCGTTCCATCCTTTGCGCGCAACAGCAGTTCCTGAGCGAGGTTCTCACCACGGAAGCATGGTTGGAACGACTGGAGGCGTAG
- a CDS encoding RNA polymerase sigma factor: MPLSDLDRKLIDRCLGKEPGAWNDFVDRYLGLIYHVIHHVAHSRSRLLTEADTEDIAAEVLLAVVDDDYDVLRRYKGLSSLPTYLTVIARRICVREMIRRQREAELGHANAHRETVGDLSGEAEAIATAEEVERILDDLPEKEAEVVRLYHLKYMNYRQIGKQLGISENSVGPILAKARKRMRRANQSNRAG; this comes from the coding sequence GTGCCCCTGAGCGACCTTGACCGAAAGCTGATCGATCGGTGCCTGGGGAAGGAGCCAGGCGCCTGGAACGATTTCGTCGATCGCTACCTCGGCCTGATCTACCACGTGATCCACCACGTCGCGCACTCGCGGAGCCGGCTGCTCACCGAGGCCGACACCGAGGACATCGCCGCCGAGGTGCTGCTGGCGGTCGTCGACGACGATTACGACGTCCTCCGCCGCTACAAGGGGCTCAGCTCCCTCCCCACCTACCTGACCGTCATCGCCCGCCGGATTTGCGTCCGCGAGATGATCCGTCGCCAGCGCGAGGCGGAACTCGGTCACGCCAATGCCCATCGCGAGACCGTCGGCGATCTCTCCGGCGAGGCCGAGGCCATCGCCACCGCCGAGGAAGTGGAGCGGATCCTCGACGACCTCCCCGAGAAGGAGGCCGAGGTCGTCCGCCTGTACCACCTCAAGTACATGAACTACCGCCAGATCGGCAAGCAACTCGGCATCTCCGAGAACTCCGTCGGCCCGATCCTCGCCAAGGCCCGCAAGCGGATGCGCCGGGCGAACCAGTCCAACCGGGCGGGGTGA
- a CDS encoding addiction module protein: protein MALAVEEILAAALALSDVDRPDLIEALLDSVDSSDQPSLDESWREEIQRRSAELATGAVKPVSWTEVKRRARESSGG from the coding sequence ATGGCTCTGGCCGTCGAGGAAATTCTGGCCGCCGCACTCGCCCTGTCGGACGTCGATCGCCCTGATCTAATCGAAGCTCTCCTTGATTCGGTCGATTCTTCAGACCAGCCATCCCTGGACGAATCCTGGCGAGAGGAAATTCAGCGGCGATCGGCGGAATTGGCAACAGGTGCCGTGAAGCCGGTTTCATGGACGGAAGTCAAACGGCGGGCTCGGGAGTCTTCGGGTGGGTGA